A stretch of the Medicago truncatula cultivar Jemalong A17 chromosome 5, MtrunA17r5.0-ANR, whole genome shotgun sequence genome encodes the following:
- the LOC11423382 gene encoding transcription factor MYB101, giving the protein MSSSSSVDTKKGTWSKEEDEILKAYVENHGTRNWNEVSKNAGLIRCGKSCRLRWYNHLQPDVKKGPFSEEEETKVFVFYKKYGEFKWSKLAEELPGRSDNDIKNFWNARKRKLERRGLSPFPDNMELDDELNSSQQIEDSQEDEFHIPQLKFRKYPSIFDEINEKLLDVPNMFYNNIVGSTSTLIDRGSIIGTSYIPMAPPPPCSYLPPPMETQYHGDFMDPDFWLHNSSLDNDDARRVYLSETNFVDEKGKKPISLEDDVEANLLDDFMDPFLCIDFSNLEDDVEAGGRLFDNDDNRNLHDTI; this is encoded by the exons ATGTCTTCATCATCATCGGTCGATACTAAAAAAGGAACATGgtcaaaagaagaagatgaaatatTAAAAGCATATGTGGAAAACCATGGAACCAGAAATTGGAACGAGGTATCGAAAAATGCCGGGCTTATACGTTGCGGTAAAAGTTGTCGTCTAAGATGGTATAATCACCTGCAACCAGATGTGAAAAAGGGTCCatttagtgaagaagaagaaacaaaagttTTTGTGTTCTATAAAAAGTATGGTGAATTCAAATGGTCTAAGCTGGCTGAGGAG TTACCGGGAAGAAGCGATAATGACATCAAGAACTTTTGGAACgcgagaaaaagaaaacttgaAAGGCGTGGCTTGTCACCCTTCCCTGACAACATGGAACTGGATGATGAGCTGAATAGTAGCCAACAAATTGAGGATTCACAAGAAGATGAATTTCATATACCACAATTGAAATTTAGAAAATATCCATCAATTTTTGATGAGATAAATGAAAAACTTTTAGATGTCCCAAACATGTTCTACAATAATATTGTGGGAAGTACTTCAACATTGATTGATAG GGGAAGCATTATTGGAACTTCTTATATACCTATGGCTCCACCCCCACCATGTTCATACCTTCCACCACCTATGGAGACTCAGTATCATGGTGACTTTATGGATCCAGATTTTTGGTTACACAACAGTTCATTAGACAATGACGATGCTAGGCGTGTGTATTTGTCTGAGACAAATTTCGTTGATGAAAAAGGGAAGAAGCCTATTTCGTTGGAGGACGATGTTGAAGCAAACCTCCTTGATGACTTCATGGATCCATTTCTATGTATTGACTTCAGTAATTTGGAGGACGATGTTGAAGCCGGCGGTCGTTTATTTGACAATGATGATAACCGTAACTTGCATGACACGATATAA
- the LOC11423381 gene encoding disease resistance protein UNI, with protein sequence MATASLPQPSNPELSNELADSCCLSDHKKELGWKTVKQSVDLATRGGENVHGSALFLEEEADKLILDDTKTNQKCFFGFCPHCIWRYKRGKELANKKEHIKKLLETGKELAIGLPAYLLDVERYSSQHYISFKSRESKYIELLNVLKDDNNYIIGLQGMGGTRKTTMVKEVGKKLKQSNQFTQIIDTTMSFSPDIKKIQDDVAGPLGLKFDDCNDSDRPKKLWSRLTNGKKILLILDDVWGDIDFNELGIPYSGNHKGCKILVTACNLLVCNRLGRSKTIQLDLLSEEDTWIMFQRHAGLSKTSTKNLLEKGRKIAYECKMLTIAIAVIASSLKGEQRREEWDVALNSLQKHMSMHGVDDELLKIYKCLQVSYDNMKNEKAKRLFLWCSVFQVQ encoded by the exons ATGGCAACTGCTTCACTTCCTCAACCCTCCAACCCGGAGTTGAGTAACGAGCTTGCTGACTCATGTTGTTTGAGTGATCAT aagaaagagttaGGTTGGAAAACTGTCAAGCAAAGTGTTGATCTGGCAACCAGAGGAGGAGAAAATGTTCATGGCAGTGCTCtttttttggaagaagaagCTGATAAGCTCATTCTAGATGAcaccaaaacaaatcaaaaatgtttttttggattttgtccTCATTGCATATGGAGATATAAAAGGGGAAAGGAACTGGCAAATAAGAAggaacatattaaaaaattgttggaaACTGGAAAGGAACTTGCAATTGGACTCCCTGCTTATCTTCTAGATGTTGAACGATATTCATCTCAACactatatttcttttaaaagcAGAGAATCTAAATACATTGAGCTTTTGAATGTACTGAAAGACGACAACAATTATATAATCGGGTTACAAGGGATGGGGGGCACAAGAAAAACTACAATGGTCAAGGAGGTGGGTAAGAAACTAAAGCAGTCCAACCAATTTACTCAAATCATCGACACGACAATGTCATTTTCTCCTGATATCAAAAAGATTCAAGATGATGTTGCTGGACCCTTGGGATTGAAATTTGATGACTGTAATGATTCAGACCGACCCAAAAAACTATGGAGCAGATTAACCAATGGTAAGAAGATTCTTCTAATATTGGATGATGTGTGGGGAGATATCGATTTTAATGAACTAGGGATTCCATACAGTGGCAATCACAAAGGCTGTAAAATTCTTGTAACCGCCTGCAATCTGTTGGTGTGCAACAGATTAGGTCGTAGTAAGACAATCCAACTAGATCTCTTATCTGAAGAAGACACATGGATCATGTTCCAAAGGCATGCCGGTCTAAGCAAAACTTCAACTAAAAATTTGCTCGAAAAAGGCCGTAAAATTGCATATGAATGCAAAATGTTAACAATTGCAATTGCTGTTATAGCCAGTAGTTTGAAGGGTGAACAACGTCGGGAAGAGTGGGATGTGGCCTTAAATTCCCTGCAAAAACATATGTCCATGCATggtgttgatgatgaactccttaaaatttataaatgctTGCAAGTTAGCTATGATAATATGAAGAATGAGAAGGCCAAGAGACTATTCCTCTGGTGTTCCGTATTTCAAGTTCAATAA